One Branchiostoma floridae strain S238N-H82 unplaced genomic scaffold, Bfl_VNyyK Sc7u5tJ_1557, whole genome shotgun sequence genomic region harbors:
- the LOC118408118 gene encoding uncharacterized protein LOC118408118: MPRFPMNHAGPRGMMGAMGAMGGMPGFGGMGMPYQRMGMYSPNVRYVPVRQYMNPYDGVILTPPMAPPRFRRVQYTPQPGTKLMAVPTAKTVGSYSQSRRSSIGRQSSRGPTTVLVPEGYQLVQVHVDGGEDGESVQETSFMDGQYMDDELGAHGGMDV; this comes from the exons ATGCCCAGATTTCCCATGAACCATGCGGGCCCGAGAGGCATGATGGGAGCTATGGGGGCCATGGGGGGTATGCCGGGATTCGGGGGAATGGGTATGCCGTACCAGAGGATGGGAATGTACTCCCCCAACGTGAGGTACGTTCCCGTGAGGCAGTACATGAACCCCTACGACGGAGTGATCCTCACACCGCCCATGGCGCCCCCTAGGTTCAGAAGAGTGCAGTACACCCCGCAGCCCGGAACCAAACTCATGGCGGTGCCGACAGCAAAAACTGTGGGAAGTTACTCGCAATCAAG ACGTTCATCGATTGGCCGCCAGTCGTCACGTGGTCCCACCACCGTTCTCGTTCCCGAGGGTTACCAGCTGGTGCAGGTGCATGTGGACGGAGGGGAGGACGGCGAGTCCGTCCAGGAGACGTCCTTCATGGACGGGCAGTACATGGACGACGAGCTGGGCGCTCACGGGGGGATGGACGTATGA